The genomic region TCTCATTGTTTACTTCTACATATAACTCCTCTAAGAACAAtaagaaagagatgaaaCAACCCAGATAGCCATCTTGTTGCCACTTAATATAGCTGCATTCCAACAGACCACGCCGGTTCTCAAACCCGACGTACATTCTTGCTCAGTAGTGGCCGCAAttcacttctttttctctgatCCTTTCTCAAGATATTAGATTTGACTGCGGTCATCGTAGAATAGCGCAACACCACAGGAAAATCGAGGCCTTGTGTATGTGTTTTCTCTTACTTTTAAGTATGTATTTAATTGCCTTCTCTCAACTCGATTAAGCTCGAACTAAACTGTCAATTTTATACATTATAATCATCCGTGTAAATTAagaaaatgggaaaaatcgtttttaaaaaaatacttgtaccaaatccaaaagtATTTTAGCAGAGGAATacaataaaacaaaaaatgagctaaaatgaattgaaaagaatctcTTTTTATATGAAGGACACACACAACGCTGAATATGTGATGTTCACTTAACTCCAAGGCACAAAAACTGGTAAATCAACATACTCTATACTCTGTCCTTATGTCTTAAAAAGTAGTTTAACAAAAAACtagaataaaataatatatCCAGcgacaaaaaaaaaaaaaaaaaaaaaaaaaaacaaatgtCGATgcgatgatgataataataatctaataatcaaataatcaaatactttatagagaaagaaaacaacaaaaagtCTCAGGTagcttcaaaagagaaCGAAGAAAGTGGTTTTAAGTAATGTAAAATATAAAGACAtcataaaataaaaaagtcAATCAATTAATTAATCTCTACATCGGAGAAGACACCTGTCTTCCACCAACCTAGAAAGTAACAAATCAGACAACGAAGGCTTAATCTCAGCAGATCGTAACAACAAGGCTACTCTACTGCTTACAATACCCTGTTGTACATTTAAGTCGTATACAAATGATTTATCCTTGCGCAAAATGACATTGCAATTCGCCGGCAAGCACCCAAAGCCTTTCCGCTAAGAGCACCGTTGCCAGCCTGCTATGGTTCAGCGACGCCAAAAAGACGCCTTATTCTTATCCTTCTATATTGTGCAAggcaaagaaatcatcGCGTTCTAGCATGGATTCTGACTTAGAGGCGTTCAGCCATAATCCAGCGGATGGTAGCTTCGCGGCAATGCCTGATCAGACAGCCGCAAAAACCAATTATCCGAATGAACTGTTCCTCTCGTACTAAGTTCAATTACTATTGCGATAACATTCATCAGTAGGGTAAAACTAACCTGTCTCACGACGGTCTAAACCCAGCTCACGTTCCCTATTAGTGGGTGAACAATCCAACGCTTACCGAATTCTGCTTCGGTATGATAGGAAGAGCCGACATCGAAGAATCAAAAAGCAATGTCGCTATGAACGCTTGACTGCCACAAGCCAGTTATCCCTGTGGTAACTTTTCTGGCACCTCTAGCCTCAAATTCCGAGGACCTAAAGGATCGATAGGCCACACTTTCATGGTTTGTATTCACActgaaaatcaaaatcaaggGGACTTTTACCCTTTTGTTCTACTGGAGATTTCTGTTCTCCATGAGTCCCCCTTAGGACATCTGCGTTATCGTTTAACAGATGTGCCGCCCCAGCCAAACTCCCCACCTGACAATGTCTTCAACCCGGATCAGCCCGTATAGGACTTTGAATGCTAGAACGTGGAAAATGAATTCCAGCTCCGCTTAATTGAATAAGTAAAGAAACTATAAAGGTAGTGGTATTTCACTGGCGCCGAAGCTCCCACTTATGCTACACCCTCTATGTCTCTTCACAATGTCAAACTAGAGTCAAGCTCAACAGGGTCTTCTTTCCCCGCTGATTCTGCCAAGCCCGTTCCCTTGGCTGTGGTTTCGCTAGATAGTAGATAGGGACAGTGGGAATCTCGTTAATCCATTCATGCGCGTCACTAATTAGATGACGAGGCATTTGGCTACCTTAAGAGAGTCATAGTTACTCCCGCCGTTTACCCGCGCTTGgttgaatttcttcactttGACATTCAGAGCACTGGGCAGAAATCACATTGCGTCAACATCACTTTCTGACCATCGCAATGCTATGTTTTAATTAGACAGTCAGATTCCCCTTGTCCGTACCAGTTCTAAGTTGATCGTTAATTGCAGCAAGCGACGGTCTACAAGAGACCTACCAAGGCCGTCTACGACAAGGCCGGCAAGCAGTCCGTCCCACCGAGCAAGCCCAGTAAGACAGTCCACAAGCATGCCCGCCGCGTCTGACCAAGGCCCTCACTGCCCGATCCTTAGAGCCAATCCTTATCCCGAAGTTACGGATCTATTTTGCCGACTTCCCTTATCTACATTATTCTATCAACTAGAGGCTGTTCACCTTGGAGACCTGCTGCGGTTATCAGTACGACCTGGCATGAAAACTATTCCTTCCTGTGGATTTTCAAGGGCCGTGGCGGGCGCACCGGACCCAGCACAAGGGCTGGGCTCTTCCAGCCATAAGACCCCCTCTCCGGATAAACCAATTCCGGGGTGATAAGCTgttaagaagaaaagataacTCCTCCCAGGGCTCGCGCCGACGTCTCCACATTCAGTTACGTTACCGTGAAGAATCCATATCCAGGTTCCGGAATATTAACCGGATTCCCTTTCGATGGTGGCCTAGAAAATTAGGCCTTTGAAACGGAGCTTCCCCATCTCTTAGGATCGACTAACCCACGTCCAACTGCTGTTGACGTGGAACCTTTCCCCACTTCAGTCTTCAAAGTTctcatttgaatatttgCTACTACCACCAAGATCTGCACTAGAGGCCGTTCTACCCAGCTTTACAGCCTAGGCTTCGTCACTGACCTCCACGCCTGCCTACTCGTCAGGGCATCATATTAACCCTGACGGTGGAGTATAGGTAACACGCTTGAGCGCCATCCATTTTCAGGGCTAGTTCATTCGGCCGGTGAGTTGTTACACACTCCTTAGCGGATTCCGACTTCCATGGCCACCGTCCGGCTGTCTAGATGAACTAACACCTTTTGTGGTGTCTGATGAGCGTGTATTCCGGCACCTTAACTCCACGTTCGGTTCATCCCGCATCGCCAGTTCTGCTTACCAAAAATGGCCCACTAAAAGCTCTTCATTCAAATGTCCACGTTCAATTAAGCAACAAGGACTTCTTACATATTTAAAGTTTGAGAATAGGTCAAGGTCATTTCAACCCCGGTACCTCTAATCATTCGCTTTACCTCATAAAACTGATACGAGCTTCTGCTATCCTGAGGGAAACTTCGGCAGGAACCAGCTACTAGATGGTTCGATTAGTCTTTCGCCCCTATACCCAAATTCGACGATCGATTTGCACGTCAGAACCGCTACGAGCCTCCACCAGAGTTTCCTCTGGCTTCACCCTATTCAGGCATAGTTCACCATCTTTCGGGTCCCAACAGCTATGCTCTTACTCAAATCCATCCGAAGACATCAGGATCGGTCGATGATGCACCCTTGCGGGCCCTCACCTACGTTCACTTTCATTACGCGTACGGGTTTTACACCCAAACACTCGCATAGACGTTAGACTCCTTGGTCCGTGTTTCAAGACGGGCGGCATTTAACCATTACGCCAGCATCCTTGACAAAAGTCGCAATCCTCAGTCCCAGCTGGCTGTATTCCCACGGGCTATAACACTCTACCGAAGCAGAGCCACATTCCCGAGGATTTATCCAACCGCTAAAACTGATGCTGGCCCAGCGAAAGCCGAAGCAAACGCCATGTCTGATCAAATGCCCTTCcctttcaacaatttcacGTACTTTTTCactctcttttcaaagttcttttcatctttccaTCACTGTACTTGTTCGCTATCGGTCTCTCGCCAATATTTAGCTTTAGATGGAATTTACCACCCACTTAGAGCTGCATTCCCAAACAACTCGACTCGTCGAAAGCACTTTACAAATAACTGGGATCCTCGCCACACGGGATTCTCACCCTCTATGACGTCCTGTTCCAAGGAACATAGACAAGGACCAGCTACAAAGTtgccttcttcaaattacAACTCGGACGTCGAAGACGccagatttcaaatttgagCTTTTGCCGCTTCACTCGCCGTTACTAAGGCAATCCCGgttggtttcttttcctcCGCTTATTGATATGCTTAAGTTCAGCGGGTATTCCTACCTGATTTGAGGTCAAACTTTGAGAGTTTTGATTAAGCCGTATGCCTCAAGGAGACAAACACCAGCGAGTCTTTATAACACCTATAAGCTCATTGACCCTAGCTTACCACGAATTGGCGCAAACCTAAGACGTAGATGTGCAAGAGTCGAGTCCATAGACTTGACACGCAGCCCTGCTCACGCAGAAGGCAACGGCTAGCCACTTTCAAGTTAACCCGAAAAACGAGTATCACTCACTACCAAACCCAAAGGTTTGAGAGAGAAATGACGCTCAAACAGGCATGCCCCCTGGAATACCAGAGGGCGCAATGTGcgttcaaagatttgatgattCACGAAAATCTGCAATTCACAATACATATCGCAATTCGCTGCGTTCTTCATCGATGCGAGAACCAAGAGATCCGttgttgaaagttttgaatattAAATTTCTTGATAAATAGTTTTTCATAATGCAAAATGTTGTTTGTGTTTATGTCCACTGGAGAGACGAGCTCTCCAGGGAAGTAGTTCATAGAGAAAAAACTCCATTGTGTTTAGGatgagagaaagaaaactgatAGCAGAAAATCAAGAATTAGCCGCGCAATTAAGCGCAGGCCATATTCAGCGATTCCCCCAGTAATCTACTCATTCATAATCTTTAATGATCCTTCCGCAGGTTCACTACGGAAACCTTGTTACGACTTTTAGTTCCTCTAAATGACCAAGTTTGACCAGATTCTTCGCTCTGAGATGGAGTTGCCCCCTTCTCTAAGCAAATCCTGAGGCCTCACTAAGCCATTCAATCGGTACTAGCGACGGGCGGTGTGTACAAAGGGCAGGGACGTAATCAACGCAAGCTGATGACTTGCGCTTACTAGGAATTCCTCGTTGAAGAGCAATAATTACAATGCTCTATCCCCAGCACGACGGAGTTTCACAAGATTACCCAGACCTCTCGGCCAAGGTTGTACTCGCTGGCTCCGTCAGTGTAGCGCGCGTGCGGCCCAGAACGTCTAAGGGCATTACAGACCTGTTATTGCCTCAAACTTCCATCGGCTTGAAACCGATAGTCCCTCTAAGAAGAGTCAACCGGCAAGTGCCAGCAACCCTATTTAGTAGGTTAAGGTCTCGTTCGTTATCGCAATTAAGCAGACAAATCACTCCACCAACTAAGAACGGCCATGCACCACCACCCacaaaatcaagaaagagcTCTCAATCTGTCAATCCTTATTGTGTCTGGACCTGGTGAGTTTCCCCGTGTTGAGTCAAATTAAGCCGCAGGCTCCACTCCTGGTGGTGCCCTTCCGTCAATTCCTTTAAGTTTCAGCCTTGCGACCATACTCCCCCCAGAACCCAAAGACTTTGATTTCTCGTAAGGTGCCGAGTGGGTCATAAGAAAAACACCACCCGATCCCTAGTCGGCATAGTTTATGGTTAAGACTACGACGGTATCTGATCATCTTCGATCCCCTAACTTTCGTTCTTGATTAATGAAAACGTCCTTGGCAAATGCTTTCGCAGTAGTTAGTCTTCAAtaaatccaagaatttcaCCTCTGACAATTGAATACTGATGCCCCCGACCGTCCCTATTAATCATTACGATGGTCCTAGAAACCAACAAAATAGAACCAAACGTCCTATTCCATTATTCCATGCTAATATATTCGAGCTTTCGCCTGCTTTGAACACtctaattttttcaaagtaaaaGTCCTGGTTCGCCTGCACCCACAAGGAGTACAGGTTAGCCAGAAGGAAAGATCCGGTTGAAAACCAGTGCGCGACATAAAGTCGGACCGGACAACCAGACCCAAAGTTCAACTACGAGCTTTTTAACTGCAACAACTTTAATATACGCTACTGGAGCTGGAATTACCGCGGCTGCTGGCACCAGACTTGCCCTCCAGTTGTTCCTCGTTAAGGTATTTACATTGTACTCATTCCAATTACAAGACCCGAATGGGCCCTGTATCGTTATTTATTGTCACTACCTCCCTGAATTAGGATTGGGTAATTTGCGCGCCTGCTGCCTTCCTTGGATGTGGTAGCCGTTTCTCAGGCTCCCTCTCCGGAATCGAACCCTTATTCCCCGTTACCCGTTGAAACCATGGTAGGCCACTATCCTACCATCGAAAGTTGATAGGGCagaaatttgaatgaaccATCGCCAGCACAAGGCCATGCGATTCGAAAAGTTATTATGAATCATCAAGGAGTCCGAAGACATTGATTTTTTATCTAATAAATACATCTCTTCCAAAGGGTCGAGATTTTAAGCATGTATTAGCTCTAGAATTACCACAGATATCCATGTAGTAAAGGAACTATCAAATAAACGATAACTGATTTAATGAGCCATTCGCAGTTTCACTGTATAAATTGCTTATACTTAGACATGCATGGCTTAATCTTTGAGACAAGCATATGACTACTGGCAGGATCAACCAGATAACTATCTTATGAAGCAGTATCCACAAGTCTTAACAACAAATGCTGTCAAGTCCCGCATCAACTGTCGCAGATATTTTATCATGATTAGAAATGCAAGTAAGGAAACAAGTTTCCATACTCGCGTCGGAAGCAACAATTCAACAGTTTTTACACTATCAAATCATCACAACCCCTCCATGCCATAGCACTCTTTGAGTTTCCTCTAACCGACTTCCACTGAACACTGCTCCGATGTTTCGCAGAAACAGAACGTTCAATATCATCGGCCAAAGAGGAGGTTACACTCACAGAATCACAGACAACCAAAGTCGCCCGGCTATTCTGTAAGGCATTCCCCCAAATatggtttctttggtttgGATTGCCATTGGCTAGTAATCCACCAAATCCTCCACTGCTCGCCAATGGAATCGCTAGATGTCCATGACGAGACTGTTCAGGCGTCTTGCAGCATCTTTCGATGCTGCACACACCCATGTCACCGCGCTGTATAGGGCCCCAGGCTTGATCTGACGATCACCTAGAAACTCTCTCCACCGCGAGACGAGGCCATAGTCTGTTCGACGAACGACTACATCCAAATCTTACTCAAGTTTGTTTCCAAACTCTTTCCGATTCGTCTTCAACTGCTTTCGCATGAAGTACCTCCCGGCCTATTTTTCTCACCCGTGGTCTTCTTTCTATTAGCCCTCACGTTctatatttcaaaaatgcattcatttttttcatcttctcaATACCCTctgttatttttttcagtattttttcaaatggtaAAATTCGCACTTTTagctttttttcttccccttctttttcatcaacgATTCTCCCCTTTATATACAAATCTCGATTTTCGTTTTTGTGTTTccctttttattttttcactCCTGTTAAGGAGGATAATCCCACTGGttgagaagaaaataaaaaaaacaaataaaaaaaatacagatGGTGATTCATCTGGCACTCTCTCCTTTCAGACCTAAAATTCAACACTGTTCTGCCACATTATTCCTTGCATGAAATAAGAGCAGCAGCATTACAACATGAGCTACTGTACATCTACACGAGCAgtattattcttcttcgttttGACATAATAATAATTGTTTTAGATCCCAGAGATAGTTCTTCAATCGAAGTAGTCTCTAGAATTGCATTGCTCCCTGTTCGTTTTTTGTATCTTGTTTCCATATCATGCATCTTTCTACACTGTTTGACTTATATTTCATGTACTTAACCCTAAATTCTCTTCATTTGTAATTGTTTTTTATCCCAACCACTAAATGGATGTATTTGAGGATTCATCCTTCTAGAACATATCACAACTTTTAAGGTGTAAATGTTAAATTGCATTTCAAATAA from Kluyveromyces lactis strain NRRL Y-1140 chromosome D complete sequence harbors:
- a CDS encoding uncharacterized protein (some similarities with uniprot|Q8TGM6 Saccharomyces cerevisiae YLR154W-C TAR1, Mitochondrial protein of unknown function, encoded within the 25S rRNA gene on the opposite strand), with product MSDQMPFPFNNFTYFFTLFSKFFSSFHHCTCSLSVSRQYLALDGIYHPLRAAFPNNSTRRKHFTNNWDPRHTGFSPSMTSCSKEHRQGPATKLPSSNYNSDVEDARFQI
- a CDS encoding uncharacterized protein (no similarity), coding for MGVCSIERCCKTPEQSRHGHLAIPLASSGGFGGLLANGNPNQRNHIWGNALQNSRATLVVCDSVSVTSSLADDIERSVSAKHRSSVQWKSVRGNSKSAMAWRGCDDLIV